In Erigeron canadensis isolate Cc75 chromosome 1, C_canadensis_v1, whole genome shotgun sequence, a single window of DNA contains:
- the LOC122592460 gene encoding uncharacterized protein LOC122592460 produces MAMIMSHYSNKNKKIKFHYSYGGKIIFDAPTVRYAGGTHGILSVDRSITYTELIMKLWDTSAPSMRLWCKLPRDDVFHIVPISCDKDLACVIQLYDRCGKDNLKIRLILDDFPETLVIKLIADAPCDGFLGRKATQCVY; encoded by the coding sequence ATGGCTATGATTATGAGTCATTATTCGAACAAGAATAAGAAGATCAAGTTCCACTACAGTTATGGAGGCAAAATCATCTTCGATGCCCCCACTGTGCGATACGCTGGTGGCACTCATGGGATTCTGTCGGTTGACCGAAGTATCACGTACACCGAGTTGATCATGAAGCTATGGGACACGAGTGCGCCATCTATGAGGCTGTGGTGTAAGTTGCCAAGGGATGATGTTTTCCATATCGTTCCCATAAGTTGCGATAAGGATCTTGCTTGTGTGATTCAATTATATGATCGATGCGGTAAAGATAATTTGAAGATAAGATTGATTCTTGACGACTTCCCTGAAACGCTCGTCATCAAATTGATAGCCGATGCACCGTGTGATGGTTTCTTGGGAAGGAAGGCTACACAATGTGTGTATTAA
- the LOC122580424 gene encoding 10 kDa chaperonin, mitochondrial-like — protein MARRLIPCLNRVLVEKIIPPSKTTAGILLPETSSKLNSGKVVAVGPGLVDKSGNKVPVGVKEGDTVLLPEYGGTEVKLGDKQYHLFRDEDILGTLHD, from the exons atGGCAAGGCGGCTAATCCCATGTCTGAACAGAGTATTGGTTGAGAAGATTATTCCCCCTTCCAAAACCACCGCCGGTATCCTTCTCCCTGAGACATCATCCAag TTGAACTCTGGTAAAGTGGTTGCGGTGGGGCCAGGATTAGTGGATAAATCTGGAAATAAAGTTCCTGTTGGTGTTAAAGAAGGTGATACTGTTTTGTTGCCTGAATATGGTGGTACTGAAGTTAAGCTTGGTGATAAaca GTATCATCTATTTAGGGATGAAGATATTTTGGGAACTTTGCACGACTAA
- the LOC122585501 gene encoding protein ESMERALDA 1-like, whose amino-acid sequence MHTKILRHNTPSPPSSPRNRSPRLRHNRSVKSPLTHRSFFHRFAWIVISVLLRRQGVLLCAPLLYLCFMVFYIDRVQFGVGRDGIRRELTVGSVYRSPELYAKVRRDMDADNSTADAMSTVWKRAKGADWKPCINKLSGGLPESNGYIYVEANGGLNQQRTSICNAVAVAGYLNATLVIPNFHFHSVWRDPSKFDDIYDEDFFVKTLENDVRVVNTIPGYLMERFDRNMSNVFNFKIKAWAPIRYYRDTVLPRLLEEKVIRISPFANRLSFDAPPAVQRLRCLTNYEALRFSNPILTMGETLVARMKERSANNDGKYISVHLRFEEDMVAFSCCVYDGGRRELEDMIAARERGWKGKFTKPGRVLQPGVNRVNGKCPLTPLEVGLMLRGMGFDRNTSIYLASGQIYDPERYMAPLLEMFPLLQTKEMLASAEELAPFKNFSSRMAAIDYTVCLHSEVFVTTQGGNFPHFLLGHRRYLFNGHAKTIRPDKRKLALYFDNPSIGWRTFKRHMLGMRAHSDSKGIELKRPNDSVYSFPCPNCMCHTNRTEDLKTSPP is encoded by the exons ATGCACACTAAAATCCTCCGTCACAACACGCCGTCACCACCTTCTTCCCCTCGCAACCGTTCACCTCGTCTCCGTCACAACCGTTCCGTTAAATCTCCGTTAACTCACCGTTCCTTCTTTCACCGTTTCGCTTGGATCGTTATCTCCGTTCTTCTTCGCCGTCAAGGCGTGTTGCTGTGTGCGCCGCTGTTGTATCTGTGTTTTATGGTGTTTTATATCGATAGAGTACAATTCGGCGTCGGACGAGATGGAATTCGACGCGAATTGACCGTTGGATCGGTGTATCGGAGTCCTGAGCTTTACGCTAAAGTTCGGCGTGATATGGATGCTGATAATTCAACTGCTGATGCG ATGTCAACCGTATGGAAACGTGCTAAAGGTGCAGATTGGAAGCCCtgtataaataagttgtcaggAG GTTTACCAGAGTCTAATGGGTACATATATGTTGAGGCAAATGGTGGATTAAATCAACAGAGGACCTCG ATCTGCAATGCAGTTGCTGTGGCAGGATATCTGAATGCAACGCTAGTCATTcctaattttcattttcatagcGTCTGGAGAGATCCTAG CAAATTCGATGACATATACGATGAAGATTTTTTCGTCAAAACTTTGGAAAACGATGTACGAGTGGTCAACACTATACCTGGATATTTAATGGAACGGTTTGATCGCAATATGTCGAATGTTTTCAACTTCAAAATAAAAGCTTGGGCGCCTATCCGGTACTACAGGGATACAGTTCTTCCAAGGCTACTAGAAGAAAA GGTCATAAGGATATCTCCATTTGCAAACCGATTGTCTTTTGATGCCCCACCTGCGGTTCAAAGGCTTCGTTGCTTGACTAATTATGAAGCTTTACGATTTTCAAACCCTATATTGACAATGGGTGAAACTTTAGTTGCTAGAATGAAAGAGAGAAGTGCAAATAATGATGGCAAGTACATTTCTGTGCATCTAAGGTTCGAGGAG GACATGGTTGCTTTTTCTTGCTGTGTATATGACGGTGGAAGAAGAGAGCTTGAAGACATGATAGCTGCAAGAGAAAGGGGGTGGAAAGGTAAATTTACAAAGCCTGGTAGAGTCCTTCAGCCGGGAGTCAATAGGGTCAATGGAAAATGTCCCCTCACACCTTTAGAG GTTGGATTGATGCTTAGAGGAATGGGATTTGATAGAAATACATCTATTTATTTAGCATCTGGTCAGATATATGATCCAGAGAGATATATGGCTCCGCTGCTAGAAATGTTTCCTCTTCTACAGACAAAAGAGATGCTAGCATCTGCTGAAGAACTTGCACCATTCAAG AACTTCTCTTCAAGAATGGCTGCAATAGACTACACTGTTTGTCTCCATAGTGAAGTGTTTGTTACAACTCAAGGAGGAAACTTCCCACATTTTCTGCTTGGTCATAGAAGGTATTTGTTCAATGGGCATGCCAAGACAATCAGACCGGACAAACGCAAGTTAGCATTGTATTTTGATAATCCTAGTATCGG ATGGAGAACATTTAAAAGGCACATGTTAGGAATGAGAGCTCATAGTGATTCAAAGGGAATTGAATTGAAAAGGCCAAATGATTCTGTATATTCTTTTCCTTGTCCAAACTGCATGTGCCATACAAATAGAACAGAAGATTTAAAAACATCACCACCATGA
- the LOC122579475 gene encoding uncharacterized protein LOC122579475, whose translation MMGPESQGRTLEHIHGVHVVQRSPFELEEISQTGNFQQSTLPTHGRLTLGVNQLLKVHTVQKVWEQRPLCLRPIHGCLHGDRHLGERIANVLTSIPFIAVGIQAPRKNLNSKLYANSLIGVGIASSVYHSSKGKWRKYLRWADYTMIATATVCLSRALREENPKLLMAVSALCLPIQPLMVSAVHTGMMEVAFARRAVKDPELKLVHNVHKLSALLGGAFFVADDLFPEIPYLHAGWHLAAAIGVGACNKLLE comes from the exons ATGATGGGTCCAGAGAGTCAAGGGAGAACCCTAGAACATATTCATGGAGTTCACGTGGTTCAACGTTCACCATTTGAGTTAGAAGAAATCTCTCAAACTGGGAACTTTCAACAGTCGACACTGCCGACACATGGAAGGTTGACCCTAGGTGTTAATCAGCTCTTAAAAGTGCATACTGTCCA GAAAGTATGGGAGCAGAGACCATTGTGTTTGAGACCCATTCATGGATGTTTACATG GTGATAGACATCTTGGCGAGAGAATTGCAAATGTGCTTACTTCAATTCCTTTCATTGCTGTCGGGATTCAAGCTCCAAG AAAGAATCTGAACTCGAAGCTTTATGCAAATTCGTTAATCGGGGTAGGTATTGCCTCAAGTGTGTACCATTCTTCTAAAGGGAAATGGAGAAAGTATTTAAGATGGGCCGACTACACTATGATAGCTACAGCTACAGTG TGCTTATCAAGGGCTCTTAGGGAAGAAAACCCAAAACTGCTGATGGCCGTGTCTGCCTTGTGTCTTCCTATTCAGCCACTCATGGTTTCAGCTGTTCATACTGGAATGATGGAG GTTGCATTTGCACGACGAGCAGTCAAAGATCCCGAACTTAAACTTGTGCACAACGTTCACAAGTTGTCAGCACTTTTAGGTGGAGCGTTCTTTGTGGCTGATGATCTCTTTCCTGAGATCCCATATCTTCATGCCGGTTGGCATCTAGCTGCTGCTATTGGCGTTGGGGCTTGTAACAAGCTTCTTGAGTAG
- the LOC122592470 gene encoding zinc finger MYM-type protein 1-like — protein MAIVLRYVDTHGLVKEIFVGLVHVMETSSSSLKASIYAFFAKHKLSLMQLRGQGYDGASNMRGEFNGLKAKILEENNSAYYVHCFAHQLQLVVVAVASNHLGVVNFFDKLSTLMNVVLASCKRTNILREKEKERVANDIRCGLLTTGSGLNQELSLTRPGDTRWNSHYRTLLRLEVLFPSVLSVLDYVKKEGTNGSTQNKAIGLKRYLNSFDCVFLLHLMSHILRITDVLSRALQRKDQDILEAVSMVNSTKRKLQEYRLNGFERLLEKVSLFCVKHGIKLLKMDEICANKRCQRDNITNQHYYEFESFNTILDLIIIEFGDRFSEASTKLLDNMAALNPCASFSNFDVSKLVKLSEMYPYDFDDNERKTLLHELELYHDNVQHDVRFVNLNSITALAMLMVETRKHLSYPLVYRLLKLALVLPVATATVERCFSSMKLVTTDLRNRIGDMFFNSCLICSIEREALANVTNEQIIERFLNMGTRKGQL, from the coding sequence ATGGCGATAGTTTTAAGATATGTTGATACTCATGGACTTGTTAAAGAGATATTTGTGGGTCTTGTTCATGTAATGGAAACTTCTTCTTCGTCTCTTAAAGCTTCCATTTATGCATTTTTTGCTAAACATAAGTTGAGTTTGATGCAGTTAAGGGGTCAAGGTTATGATGGCGCAAGTAATATGCGTGGTGAGTTTAATGGTTTGAAAGCAAAAATCTTAGAAGAAAATAATTCGGCATATTATGTACATTGTTTTGCTCACCAACTTCAACTGGTGGTTGTAGCGGTTGCAAGCAATCATTTGGGCGTAGTGAATTTCTTTGACAAGTTATCTACTTTGATGAATGTGGTTTTGGCTTCATGTAAACGAACAAACATTTTGAGGGAAAAGGAGAAAGAGAGAGTGGCAAATGATATTCGTTGTGGTTTACTTACAACAGGAAGTGGCTTAAACCAAGAGCTTTCTCTAACACGGCCCGGAGATACAAGATGGAACTCTCATTACAGAACACTTTTGCGTTTGGAAGTTTTGTTTCCATCCGTTCTTAGCGTACTTGATTATGTTAAAAAGGAAGGAACAAATGGTTCTACACAGAATAAGGCAATTGGTCTCAAACGGTATTTAAATTCATTTGATTGTGTGTTTCTTTTGCATTTGATGTCACACATTTTAAGGATCACGGATGTATTGTCACGGgcacttcaaagaaaagatcaAGACATTTTGGAAGCGGTTTCAATGGTGAATTCTACAAAAAGAAAACTTCAAGAGTATAGGCTTAATGGGTTTGAGCGACTTTTAGAGAAAGTCTCTTTGTTTTGTGTGAAACATGGCATCAAGTTGTTGAAAATGGATGAAATTTGTGCTAATAAAAGATGCCAAAGGGACAACATTACCAATCAACATTATTATGAGTTTGAATCTTTCAATACCATATTGGATTTGATCATCATTGAATTTGGCGATCGTTTTAGTGAGGCTAGCACCAAATTACTTGACAATATGGCCGCTTTGAATCCATGTGCTTCATTCTCTAACTTTGATGTATCAAAGTTAGTGAAGTTAAGTGAAATGTATCCTTATGATTTTGATGACAATGAAAGGAAGACTCTTTTGCATGAACTTGAGTTGTACCATGATAATGTGCAACATGATGTAAGATTTGTTAACTTGAATAGTATCACCGCTCTTGCAATGTTAATGGTGGAAACAAGGAAGCATCTTTCATACCCTTTGGTATATCGTCTATTAAAGCTAGCATTGGTTTTGCCCGTTGCAACCGCCACAGTCGAGAGATGTTTTTCGTCAATGAAGCTTGTAACGACGGATTTGCGAAATCGAATTGGTGATATGTTCTTTAACTCATGTTTGATTTGTTCGATAGAAAGAGAAGCACTTGCCAATGTCACGAATGAACAAATCATAGAGCGCTTTCTAAATATGGGTACTCGCAAAGGAcaattgtaa